One stretch of Bombus affinis isolate iyBomAffi1 chromosome 4, iyBomAffi1.2, whole genome shotgun sequence DNA includes these proteins:
- the LOC126915262 gene encoding ankyrin repeat and BTB/POZ domain-containing protein BTBD11 isoform X3, protein MNVERATMDGCGQQPLFLTGTSGSGGISSPQQQTVQTGAPPEHYGGPLSLSICISDSGHEILRPKPRRPAGGSGRELYCPPYSKDFTESSPKNGVHNMVHMVAERDTDSVAPTPTPQHPHHSQHYHLSLHEIRALQRRPECTGNSSSDENRSSGHASMSDTGGHTSSSSPPHRHHRAHSPQQLNSVPEDDRLSASVTQRNGRNRSGQNRNRHRATPAKLQVPWSGSGLEDIKLAIQQLTMRSHKSSSTYSSLSGSESSEPAVRRLMRHSSLETINTNVTSADEFVWVDSHNRLVELQQLPWTHHDVLRVLQNGRTREHMEQVSMETIPRLSYLLQRALVRIGRETQRLAKPVGLCSKHEVYSAFKIVLCPALADSCTKACLRAAAMFAVSGDQLKQSKASRSGLQLPVGRFLRWMSDVRLGRMIHEYAAIYLTAGIENLLEEILLQCIPTDPHTTLTATMLEHAIANSGDLWGLLQPYAHLNAGRTASGALAMPRWASISSLNSSSSSRSGRDAAGSALEPSLLTTCVGSMSELVDLISKVAQAGRSPIPLTTKALNALFYYMRCSQLEHGERGSGIQELAYERAYVVLPPLVEWLRVATAHAEHRHGLVVDQDDINQAARLLLPGVDCPVRPICFEEVSVCSKRIDDSEYVRLLTMDMAFKMLTSGRADLIAQAMPLLPSTKINTVNDNGFTALMIACINSDETAVLALLDAGADLNIESPPPSTGQSANTPSKAPAALNVSNARSPMTSSAVMTPGKNVQSSNSSSSSPSASSNVSNSTFCNQSGFNAETQHWTALTYTALLGHCNIARILLERGAAVEGGAKLSEDKSTVTPLQAATASGNYEMVALLLAHGAQPFLSTLIKDSFSYSGSAQRGCYSAISVATAHGQRSCLHQLLSHPLNFSAKRGEKEVLSLEEILAEGSAGTSPQQQTVDGRGNRREGKEPVFNKVQTKALQEAMYHSAESNHLDITMELRGLKVGWTLHCWMHSLATAHEIRLDSVIDQLLQDFLQVCPDDYSTQFVQECLPLLFNIFRYSKKEGTTLLLADIFCTCFGWEPIKPIRDTTLSSGSRIDPKFVNNPELSDVQFRVEGRVFYGHKIVLVTSSPRFRNMLSSKLCEGNPPIVQINDIRYHIFQMVMEFLYHGGCATLEVNQSDVLELMAAANFFQLDGLLRYCEAQCSSMVDLDNIVSMYIHAKVYNATQLLEYCQGFLLQNMVALLTYDDSVKRLLFAKKLPNHDVLAGLLLTLQARIKARRSQQQNKMKA, encoded by the exons ACCGGCCGGTGGCAGTGGACGAGAATTGTACTGTCCTCCATACTCGAAAGACTTCACAGAAAGTTCTCCAAAAAACGGTGTTCATAATATGGTTCACATGGTGGCAGAAAGGGACACGGACAGCGTTGCTCCAACGCCAACGCCTCAACATCCCCATCACTCTCAACACTACCATCTTAGTTTACATGAAATTCGCGCGCTTCAG AGGCGACCAGAATGTACCGGTAATAGTTCATCAGATGAAAATCGATCGTCAGGACATGCAAGCATGTCGGACACAGGTGGCCACACGAGTAGCAGTTCACCaccgcatcgtcatcatagggCACACAGTCCACAGCAGCTGAACTCTGTGCCAGAAGACGATCGTTTATCGGCCTCGGTTACTCAGAGAAATGGCAGGAATAGATCTGGGCAAAATCGTAACAGACACAGAGCTACACCCGCTAAG TTACAGGTCCCATGGTCAGGTTCTGGCTTAGAAGATATCAAACTAGCAATTCAGCAGCTTACTATGCGTTCCCATAAATCGTCTTCCACCTACTCCTCCTTGAGCGGATCCGAGAGTTCAGAACCAGCTGTAAGGAGACTGATGAGGCACTCCAGCTTAGAAACCATAAATACCAACGTAACCAGTGCTGACGAGTTCGTCTGGGTAGACTCTCATAATCGGCTGGTAGAGTTACAGCAATTACCATGGACGCACCACGATGTCCTTCGCGTGTTGCAAAATGGTCGCACTAGAGAACACATGGAGCAAGTCTCTATGGAAACGATACCGCGTCTCTCTTACCTGCTGCAACGAGCGCTGGTTAGAATCGGTCGAGAAACTCAGAGACTGGCTAAACCTGTTGGTCTATGCAGTAAACACGAGGTATACAGCGCATTCAAAATCGTGCTTTGTCCGGCCTTGGCAGATTCTTGTACCAAG gCCTGTTTGCGTGCTGCAGCGATGTTCGCCGTATCTGGCGATCAGTTAAAGCAATCGAAAGCATCTCGATCCGGGCTACAACTACCAGTGGGAAGATTTCTTCGTTGGATGTCTGATGTACGACTAGGAAGAATGATACACGAGTATGCAGCCATATATTTGACCGCTGGAATCGAAAATCTGTTGGAAGAAATACTACTACAATGTATACCGACTGATCCCCATACAACATTGACTGCAACCATGTTGGAACATGCTATTGCAAACAGTGGAGATTTATGGGGTCTTCTGCAACCGTACGCGCATCTAAATGCTGGTCGAACGGCATCAg GTGCACTTGCCATGCCACGTTGGGCCAGTATCAGTTCTTTAAATTCCTCCTCATCATCTCGCAGCGGAAGAGATGCAGCGGGATCAGCGTTAGAACCGTCGCTTTTAACCACCTGCGTAGGATCAATGTCAGAACTGGTAGATTTAATATCAAAAGTAGCTCAAGCAGGACGTTCACCTATACCTTTAACAACCAAGGCATTGAATGCTCTCTTTTATTACATGAGGTGTTCGCAG TTGGAACACGGTGAACGAGGTTCCGGGATACAAGAACTCGCATACGAACGAGCGTACGTCGTACTTCCGCCACTGGTTGAATGGCTAAGAGTTGCGACCGCTCATGCAGAACACAGGCACGGTCTAGTTGTGGATCAAGATGACATTAATCAAGCTGCCAGATTGCTATTGCCCGGAGTAGATTGTCCTGTTAGACCGATATG CTTCGAAGAAGTTTCAGTCTGCTCGAAGCGCATTGACGATTCTGAATACGTCCGGCTCCTAACTATGGATATGGCCTTCAAAATGCTAACAAGCGGTCGTGCAGATTTAATAGCTCAAGCCATGCCTCTTTTACCGTCGACAAAGATCAACACTGTGAATGATAATGGCTTCACTGCTTTAATGATAGCGTGTATAAACAGTGATGAAACCGCTGTTCTAGCATTGTTAGACGCTGGCGCTGATTTGAACATCGAAAGTCCACCTCCATCCACTGGACAATCAGCGAACACACCTTCCAAGGCTCCAGCAGCTCTAAATGTATCAAATGCTAGAAGTCCAATGACGTCATCTGCTGTAATGACTCCAGGAAAGAATGTGCAGTCTTCAAATTCGTCTTCCAGTTCACCTAGCGCCTCTAGTAACGTTTCTAATAGTACATTCTGTAATCAGTCTGGATTCAATGCAGAAACGCAACATTGGACTGCTTTAACCTACACGGCGTTGTTAGGACATTGTAATATTGCTAGAATATTGTTGGAGAGGGGTGCAGCTGTTGAAGGTGGGGCTAAATTGAGCGAAGATAAATCTACGGTTACACCATTGCAAGCGGCTACAGCATCTGGCAATTATGAAATGGTTGCACTTCTTTTGGCTCATGGAGCTCAGCCGTTTTTATCTACTTTGATAAAAGATTCATTTTCGTACTCTGGTTCTGCTCAGCGGGGCTGTTATAG TGCAATATCAGTAGCAACAGCTCATGGTCAAAGGAGTTGTCTTCATCAACTGTTGTCTCACCCATTAAACTTCTCTGCCAAACGAGGAGAAAAAGAAGTATTGTCATTAGAAGAAATTTTGGCAGAAGGTAGTGCCGGTACTAGTCCCCAACAACAAACTGTAGATGGAAGAGGAAATAGAAGAGAAGGCAAAGAGCCAGTCTTTAATAAAGTTCAAACTAAAGCTTTACAAGAAGCAATGTACCATAGTGCTGAAAGCAACCACTTAG ATATCACGATGGAACTTCGTGGATTAAAAGTGGGTTGGACGTTACATTGCTGGATGCATAGTCTTGCAACAGCTCACGAAATAAGATTAGATTCGGTAATAGATCAATTACTTCAAGATTTTCTTCAAGTTTGCCCAGATGACTATTCGACACAATTCGTACAAGAATGTCTCCCACTgttgtttaacatttttagaTATAGTAAA AAAGAAGGAACGACGCTTCTCCTCGCGGATATTTTCTGTACGTGCTTTGGATGGGAACCAATAAAACCTATTCGAGATACAACACTTTCTAGTGGATCCAGAATAGATCCCAAGTTTGTAAATAATCCAGAATTAAGCGATGTACAATTCAGAGTGGAGGGCAGAGTCTTCTATGGCCATAAAATCGTTTTGGTCACATCGTCACCGAGATTTAGGAATATGTTAAGTTCAAAACTGTGCGAGGGAAATCCTCCTATTGTACAAATTAACGATATTCGATATCACATTTTCCAG aTGGTTATGGAATTTCTATACCATGGTGGTTGTGCTACGTTAGAAGTTAATCAAAGTGATGTTCTGGAGTTAATGGCAGCCGCAAACTTTTTCCAATTGGATGGATTACTTAGGTATTGCGAGGCACAATGTTCTTCTATGGTTGATCTCGACAATATCGTTTCTATGTATATTCACGCAAAG GTTTACAACGCCACGCAACTTTTAGAATATTGTCAAGGTTTTTTACTACAAAATATGGTCGCTTTGTTAACTTACGATGACTCAGTTAAACGTTTATTGTTCGCTAAAAAACTGCCTAATCACGATGTCCTCGCAGGCCTTCTTCTTACTTTACAAGCAAGAATAAAAGCTAGACGATCTCAGCAACAAAATAAGATGAAAGCTTAG